A section of the Acanthopagrus latus isolate v.2019 chromosome 20, fAcaLat1.1, whole genome shotgun sequence genome encodes:
- the LOC119009279 gene encoding uncharacterized protein LOC119009279 isoform X1: MAVLAVAVFAALSSCAVGCSGSTNSTELKLWRMEDQPLAVRLAAVIKEMESLRCEQTTLQQQQQQQQQQQQQSALTQTHRSSREDGAQEEVAGTHVFTYGSNDGEDDLSRPERDSRRRGDPCFHYTALDQAWRATNTTTKFKMCDREVKWKGWYRLFYNGKSIQMPERCVPINKCGTHSPLWLSGPHPKRRQGIVTRSVCGHWKKKCCAFRSNPIQVKKCRGNYFVYKFTPPSSCYLAYCADINTLVCGRCRRNQSCVSTDKINWRCKTRRRSSKKVHFFASYPGQLLGKVNRIKYSKVLVNVGRAFNRRTGVFKAPVKGVYQFFFSTQTANSGLKTDLWLVVNNYWVAVSHTHIPRRSTAGSLSTYMTFLRRGAKVYVTHNCGRSWASAAATTITFGGSLLVQMR; this comes from the exons ATGGCTGTCTTAGCCGTGGCAGTGTTCGCAGCGTTGTCATCCTGTGCAGTTGGCTGCTCGGGGAGCACAAATTCT acTGAGCTGAAGTTGTGGAGGATGGAAGATCAACCTCTGGCTGTGCGACTAGCTGCCGTGATCAAG GAGATGGAGAGCCTGAggtgtgaacaaacaacacttcagcagcagcagcagcagcagcagcagcagcagcagcagagcgctcTGACTCAG ACGCATAGATCGAGCCGTGAGGACGGAGCTCAGGAGGAAGTCG CAGGAACACACGTCTTTACTTACGGTTCAAACGATGGTGAAGACGATCTGAGTCGCCCCGAGAGAGACTCGAGGAGGAGAGGCGACCCCTGCTTCCACTACACGGCCCTGGACCAGGCCTGGAGggccaccaacaccaccaccaagTTCAAGATGTGTGACCGCGAAGTCAAATGGAAAG GCTGGTACCGCCTCTTCTACAATGGGAAGAGTATTCAGATGCCTGAGAGGTGCGTCCCCATCAACAAGTGTGGCACCCACTCCCCGCTGTGGCTGTCGGGGCCTCACCCGAAGAGAAGGCAGGGCATCGTCACCCGCAGTGTGTGCGGCCACTGGAAGAAGAAATGCTGCGCCTTCCGATCCAACCCCATCCAGGTCAAGAAGTGTCGCGGCAACTACTTCGTCTACAAGTTCACGCCTCCGTCGTCTTGTTACCTGGCTTACTGCGCAG ATATCAACACTCTTGTATGTGGGCGGTGCAGGAGAAACCAGTCCTGTGTGAGCACAGATAAGATTAACTGGAGGTGTAAGACAAGGAGAC gGTCTTCCAAAAAGGTCCACTTCTTTGCCTCTTACCCCGGCCAGCTCCTTGGCAAGGTGAACAGGATCAAGTACAGTAAGGTTCTGGTGAACGTGGGCCGAGCCTTCAACAGGAGGACCGGAGTGTTCAAAGCTCCTGTTAAAGGAGTCTACCAGTTCTTCTTCTCCACTCAGACGGCCAACTCGGGCCTGAAGACTGATCTGTGGCTGGTGGTCAACAACTACTGGGTCGCcgtctcccacacacacatcccccgCCGCTCCACCGCCGGCAGCCTGTCTACGTACATGACGTTCCTCCGCAGAGGAGCTAAAGTGTACGTCACCCACAACTGTGGCCGGTCCTGGGCCAGCGCCGCCGCAACCACCATCACGTTCGGAGGCTCGCTGCTTGTACAAATGAGATaa
- the LOC119009279 gene encoding uncharacterized protein LOC119009279 isoform X2, translated as MAVLAVAVFAALSSCAVGCSGSTNSTELKLWRMEDQPLAVRLAAVIKEMESLRCEQTTLQQQQQQQQQQQQQSALTQTHRSSREDGAQEEVGTHVFTYGSNDGEDDLSRPERDSRRRGDPCFHYTALDQAWRATNTTTKFKMCDREVKWKGWYRLFYNGKSIQMPERCVPINKCGTHSPLWLSGPHPKRRQGIVTRSVCGHWKKKCCAFRSNPIQVKKCRGNYFVYKFTPPSSCYLAYCADINTLVCGRCRRNQSCVSTDKINWRCKTRRRSSKKVHFFASYPGQLLGKVNRIKYSKVLVNVGRAFNRRTGVFKAPVKGVYQFFFSTQTANSGLKTDLWLVVNNYWVAVSHTHIPRRSTAGSLSTYMTFLRRGAKVYVTHNCGRSWASAAATTITFGGSLLVQMR; from the exons ATGGCTGTCTTAGCCGTGGCAGTGTTCGCAGCGTTGTCATCCTGTGCAGTTGGCTGCTCGGGGAGCACAAATTCT acTGAGCTGAAGTTGTGGAGGATGGAAGATCAACCTCTGGCTGTGCGACTAGCTGCCGTGATCAAG GAGATGGAGAGCCTGAggtgtgaacaaacaacacttcagcagcagcagcagcagcagcagcagcagcagcagcagagcgctcTGACTCAG ACGCATAGATCGAGCCGTGAGGACGGAGCTCAGGAGGAAGTCG GAACACACGTCTTTACTTACGGTTCAAACGATGGTGAAGACGATCTGAGTCGCCCCGAGAGAGACTCGAGGAGGAGAGGCGACCCCTGCTTCCACTACACGGCCCTGGACCAGGCCTGGAGggccaccaacaccaccaccaagTTCAAGATGTGTGACCGCGAAGTCAAATGGAAAG GCTGGTACCGCCTCTTCTACAATGGGAAGAGTATTCAGATGCCTGAGAGGTGCGTCCCCATCAACAAGTGTGGCACCCACTCCCCGCTGTGGCTGTCGGGGCCTCACCCGAAGAGAAGGCAGGGCATCGTCACCCGCAGTGTGTGCGGCCACTGGAAGAAGAAATGCTGCGCCTTCCGATCCAACCCCATCCAGGTCAAGAAGTGTCGCGGCAACTACTTCGTCTACAAGTTCACGCCTCCGTCGTCTTGTTACCTGGCTTACTGCGCAG ATATCAACACTCTTGTATGTGGGCGGTGCAGGAGAAACCAGTCCTGTGTGAGCACAGATAAGATTAACTGGAGGTGTAAGACAAGGAGAC gGTCTTCCAAAAAGGTCCACTTCTTTGCCTCTTACCCCGGCCAGCTCCTTGGCAAGGTGAACAGGATCAAGTACAGTAAGGTTCTGGTGAACGTGGGCCGAGCCTTCAACAGGAGGACCGGAGTGTTCAAAGCTCCTGTTAAAGGAGTCTACCAGTTCTTCTTCTCCACTCAGACGGCCAACTCGGGCCTGAAGACTGATCTGTGGCTGGTGGTCAACAACTACTGGGTCGCcgtctcccacacacacatcccccgCCGCTCCACCGCCGGCAGCCTGTCTACGTACATGACGTTCCTCCGCAGAGGAGCTAAAGTGTACGTCACCCACAACTGTGGCCGGTCCTGGGCCAGCGCCGCCGCAACCACCATCACGTTCGGAGGCTCGCTGCTTGTACAAATGAGATaa